One region of Acidovorax sp. T1 genomic DNA includes:
- a CDS encoding 3-hydroxyacyl-CoA dehydrogenase NAD-binding domain-containing protein codes for MTAEYKVHGSVAVITLANPPVNGLGLSTRQGVVDGLTRANDDAAVTSIVITGAGGAFSGGADIKEFGTDKSLQEPNLHSVISAVENSPKPVVAAIHSVCMGGGLELALGCHYRIAAPGCSVALPEVKLGILPGAGGTQRLPRVVGVEAALNMIVSGEPVKSELIGSMPGQKLFDKMAASPEALAAEALAFAQSVADVRPLPLVRNLPCKHPQGDAYFQFARNMVKGMSKNFPAPAKCVDAVEAATRRKFADGLLFERELFINLMWTPESRSLRHLFLAERAASKIPDVPSDTPKRDIQAVAVIGAGTMGGGIAMNFLNAGIPVKMLEMKQEALDRGIATIKKNYEAQVKKGKLKADKYEQRMALLTTTLNYADLKDADLVIEAVFEELGVKEAVFKQLDAVMKPGAILASNTSTLDVNKIAHFTQRPQDVVGLHFFSPANVMKLLEVVRGDATAKDVLATVMATAKKIKKTAVVSGVCDGFIGNRMIEQYGRQGGFLLDEGCTPEQVDKAMEKFGMAMGPFRMGDLAGNDIGWAIRKRRYTEKPGMKYSKTADLLCEKGRFGQKTGAGWYDYVPGKRDAIPNAEVVKMIEDHRASLGIIPRKISDEEIVQRLVFSLVNEAAHILEEGIANKASDIDVVYIFGYGFPVHRGGPLNYANEVGLFNVVQAMNRFAKNPLDDAAFWKPAPLLARLAAEGKAFN; via the coding sequence ATGACCGCTGAATACAAAGTCCACGGCTCCGTTGCCGTGATCACGCTGGCCAATCCTCCCGTCAACGGGCTCGGCCTGTCCACCCGTCAGGGCGTTGTGGACGGTTTGACCCGTGCCAATGACGATGCCGCAGTGACGTCCATCGTCATCACCGGCGCGGGCGGTGCGTTTTCTGGCGGTGCCGACATCAAGGAGTTTGGCACCGACAAATCCCTGCAAGAGCCCAACCTGCACTCCGTGATTTCCGCCGTCGAGAATTCGCCCAAGCCCGTGGTGGCTGCGATCCACTCGGTCTGCATGGGCGGCGGGCTGGAGCTGGCCTTGGGTTGCCACTACCGCATTGCTGCCCCTGGCTGCAGCGTGGCCTTGCCCGAGGTCAAGCTGGGCATCCTGCCCGGCGCAGGCGGCACGCAGCGCCTGCCGCGCGTGGTGGGCGTGGAAGCGGCCCTGAACATGATCGTGAGTGGCGAGCCGGTCAAGAGCGAACTGATTGGTTCCATGCCGGGCCAGAAGCTGTTCGACAAAATGGCTGCATCGCCCGAGGCGCTGGCTGCCGAGGCCCTGGCTTTCGCGCAGAGCGTGGCTGACGTGCGTCCGCTGCCGCTGGTGCGCAACCTGCCTTGCAAGCACCCCCAGGGCGATGCGTACTTCCAGTTCGCGCGCAACATGGTCAAGGGCATGAGCAAGAACTTCCCGGCGCCCGCCAAGTGTGTGGACGCCGTCGAGGCTGCCACCAGGCGCAAGTTTGCCGACGGCCTGCTCTTCGAGCGCGAGCTGTTCATCAACCTGATGTGGACGCCCGAGTCGCGTTCGCTGCGCCACCTGTTCCTGGCCGAGCGCGCGGCGAGCAAGATTCCCGACGTACCGTCCGACACGCCCAAGCGCGATATCCAGGCCGTGGCCGTGATCGGCGCCGGCACCATGGGCGGCGGCATCGCCATGAACTTCCTGAACGCGGGCATCCCCGTGAAGATGCTGGAGATGAAGCAGGAGGCGCTGGACCGTGGCATCGCCACCATCAAGAAGAACTACGAAGCCCAGGTCAAGAAGGGCAAGCTGAAGGCAGACAAATACGAGCAGCGCATGGCCCTGCTGACCACCACGCTCAATTACGCCGACCTCAAGGACGCCGACCTCGTGATCGAAGCCGTGTTCGAAGAACTGGGCGTGAAGGAAGCCGTGTTCAAGCAGCTTGATGCCGTGATGAAGCCTGGCGCCATCCTGGCCTCCAACACCTCCACGCTCGACGTGAACAAGATCGCCCACTTCACCCAGCGTCCGCAGGACGTGGTGGGCCTGCACTTCTTCAGCCCCGCCAACGTGATGAAGCTGCTCGAAGTGGTGCGCGGCGATGCCACCGCCAAGGACGTGCTCGCCACCGTGATGGCCACCGCCAAGAAGATCAAGAAAACCGCCGTGGTCTCGGGCGTGTGCGACGGCTTCATCGGCAACCGCATGATCGAGCAATACGGCCGCCAGGGCGGCTTCTTGCTCGACGAAGGCTGCACGCCCGAGCAGGTGGACAAGGCGATGGAAAAATTCGGCATGGCCATGGGCCCGTTCCGCATGGGCGACCTGGCCGGCAACGACATCGGCTGGGCCATCCGCAAGCGCCGCTACACCGAAAAACCCGGCATGAAGTACAGCAAGACCGCCGACCTGCTGTGCGAAAAAGGCCGCTTCGGCCAGAAGACCGGCGCGGGCTGGTACGACTACGTGCCCGGCAAGCGCGATGCGATCCCGAACGCCGAGGTGGTGAAGATGATCGAAGACCACCGCGCCTCGCTCGGCATCATCCCGCGCAAGATTTCCGATGAAGAAATCGTCCAGCGGCTGGTGTTCAGCCTGGTCAACGAAGCCGCCCACATCCTCGAAGAGGGCATTGCCAACAAGGCCAGCGATATCGACGTGGTCTATATCTTTGGCTATGGCTTCCCGGTGCACCGTGGCGGCCCGCTGAACTACGCCAACGAGGTCGGCCTGTTCAACGTGGTGCAGGCCATGAACCGCTTTGCCAAGAACCCGCTGGACGATGCCGCGTTCTGGAAGCCCGCGCCGCTGCTGGCCAGGCTGGCTGCCGAAGGCAAGGCGTTCAACTGA
- a CDS encoding ABC transporter ATP-binding protein, producing the protein MLKIDNLHAYYGKSHVLHGVSFDVQPGEIVALLGRNGSGRSTTAKAIMGLVEWEGSLQWKGQALKGKKAYEIAHLGLGYVPESRDIFPNLTVHQNLILGQKGKGKSSRWSFDDMYNMFPRLKERQHIEAGVMSGGEQQMLTLCRTLMGDPDLIIIDEPTEGLAPKIVELVGQYLQTIKSRGISVLLIEQKLTIAMTISDRTLVMGHGSIVFQGTPDTLRADNHVRKEWLEV; encoded by the coding sequence ATGCTGAAAATCGACAATCTCCACGCCTATTACGGCAAAAGCCATGTGCTGCATGGCGTCTCTTTCGATGTCCAACCTGGTGAAATCGTGGCCCTGCTGGGGCGCAATGGTTCGGGCCGCTCCACCACCGCCAAGGCCATCATGGGCCTGGTGGAGTGGGAGGGAAGCCTGCAATGGAAGGGGCAGGCACTCAAGGGCAAGAAGGCCTACGAGATTGCGCACCTGGGGTTGGGCTATGTGCCCGAAAGTCGCGACATCTTCCCCAACCTCACGGTGCACCAGAACCTCATACTCGGGCAAAAAGGCAAGGGCAAGAGCAGCCGCTGGTCGTTTGACGACATGTACAACATGTTTCCCCGCCTCAAGGAGCGCCAGCACATCGAAGCCGGTGTGATGTCGGGCGGCGAGCAGCAGATGCTCACGCTGTGCCGCACCCTGATGGGCGACCCCGACCTCATCATCATTGACGAACCTACCGAGGGCCTGGCCCCCAAGATCGTCGAGTTGGTTGGGCAATACCTGCAGACCATCAAGTCGCGTGGCATTTCGGTGCTGCTGATCGAGCAGAAGCTCACTATCGCCATGACCATTTCCGACCGCACGCTCGTCATGGGGCATGGGAGCATTGTTTTCCAGGGCACGCCGGACACCTTGCGGGCCGACAACCATGTGCGCAAGGAATGGCTGGAAGTCTGA
- a CDS encoding ABC transporter ATP-binding protein, which produces MATNALCALELRDLRKSFGKTEIIRGVNLAVQPGERVAIIGPNGAGKSTLFNLISGRFGPTSGEVLLNGQRIDGKAPYEINRMGLSRSFQITNIFPKLSVFENLRCGVLWSMGYKYTFLRFLSSLDDANERAKQLMEMIQLDKKRDTLAVNLTYAEQRALEIGVTIAGGANVVLLDEPTAGMSRSETTRFIHLIKEVTEGRTLLTVEHDMGVVFGLADKIAVVVYGEVIAFDTPDKVRANARVQEAYLGSAVADAQAGGH; this is translated from the coding sequence ATGGCGACAAACGCACTTTGTGCGCTCGAACTGCGTGATCTGCGCAAGAGTTTTGGCAAGACGGAAATCATCCGTGGAGTGAACCTGGCCGTGCAGCCCGGCGAACGGGTGGCCATCATCGGCCCCAATGGCGCGGGCAAGTCCACGCTGTTCAACCTGATCAGCGGGCGCTTTGGTCCCACCAGCGGCGAAGTGCTGCTCAATGGCCAGCGCATCGATGGCAAGGCGCCCTACGAGATCAATCGCATGGGGTTGTCACGCAGCTTTCAGATCACCAACATCTTTCCCAAGCTGAGCGTGTTCGAAAACCTGCGCTGCGGCGTGCTCTGGAGCATGGGCTACAAGTACACTTTCCTGCGTTTTCTTTCGAGCCTGGACGACGCTAACGAGCGCGCCAAGCAGCTCATGGAAATGATCCAGCTCGACAAGAAACGCGACACGCTGGCCGTGAACCTGACCTATGCCGAGCAGCGTGCGCTGGAGATCGGCGTCACCATTGCCGGCGGGGCCAATGTGGTTCTGCTGGACGAACCCACGGCCGGCATGAGCCGCAGCGAAACCACGCGCTTCATCCATCTCATCAAGGAAGTGACCGAAGGGCGCACCTTGCTCACGGTGGAGCACGACATGGGCGTGGTGTTCGGCCTGGCCGACAAGATTGCCGTGGTGGTGTATGGCGAGGTCATCGCCTTTGACACCCCCGACAAAGTGCGCGCCAATGCGCGCGTGCAGGAGGCCTATCTGGGATCCGCCGTTGCCGATGCCCAGGCGGGGGGACACTGA
- a CDS encoding branched-chain amino acid ABC transporter permease, producing the protein MKSTTSSVSPATQYYRFKPWNVGRLVVWSLFAVMLIVAPMLFRSSLALTMLSQIGYLIIICLSYNMLLGQGGMLSFGHAVYTGLGSFIAIHAMNLAGKGALSVPLVLIPLVGGLAGMFFAILLGFVTTKKSGTTFAMITLGIGELVASMALMFPEFFGGEGGITTDRVYGQSFLGITFGPAIQVYYLIAVYCFICTAAMFAFTGTPLGRILNAVRDNPERVEFIGYNTQRVRYFAFIIAGFFAGIGGGLAAINFEIVTGADSVNVLRSGSYLLFTFLGGATFFFGPIIGAVLLVLASVLLSELSKAWLLYLGLVFLFMVMYAPGGIASLIMMNLRLAKFGKLRTLLPSYMALGGTALVAVLGAAAMVEMTYHLQLNAALGPQLSFLGATLQANSVGSWFGAGFVLVTGLGLFELCRRQFVRQWGLIQEEIEHEIKRGEAL; encoded by the coding sequence ATGAAGTCCACCACATCATCTGTTTCTCCGGCCACGCAGTACTACCGGTTCAAGCCCTGGAACGTGGGCCGTCTGGTCGTCTGGAGCCTGTTTGCGGTCATGCTCATCGTGGCGCCCATGCTGTTTCGCAGCAGCCTGGCGCTGACCATGCTTTCGCAGATCGGCTATCTCATCATCATCTGCCTGTCCTACAACATGCTGCTGGGGCAGGGCGGTATGCTGAGCTTTGGACATGCGGTGTACACGGGCCTGGGCTCGTTCATCGCCATCCATGCGATGAATCTGGCTGGCAAAGGCGCGCTGTCTGTGCCGCTGGTGCTGATTCCCCTGGTGGGCGGCCTGGCCGGCATGTTCTTCGCCATCCTTCTGGGGTTCGTGACGACCAAGAAATCGGGCACGACGTTTGCCATGATCACGCTGGGTATTGGCGAGCTGGTCGCCTCGATGGCGCTGATGTTTCCCGAGTTTTTTGGCGGGGAGGGCGGCATCACCACCGACCGTGTGTATGGCCAGTCGTTCTTGGGCATCACGTTCGGCCCGGCTATTCAGGTGTATTACCTGATCGCGGTGTACTGTTTCATCTGCACCGCGGCCATGTTCGCCTTCACGGGCACGCCGCTCGGCCGTATTCTCAATGCCGTGCGCGATAACCCTGAACGCGTCGAATTCATCGGCTACAACACCCAGCGCGTGCGCTATTTCGCCTTCATCATTGCCGGCTTCTTTGCCGGCATCGGGGGCGGGCTGGCGGCGATCAATTTCGAAATCGTCACGGGCGCTGACAGCGTGAACGTGCTGCGCTCGGGGAGCTATCTGCTGTTCACCTTTCTGGGCGGCGCCACCTTCTTTTTCGGGCCCATCATCGGCGCGGTCTTGCTGGTACTGGCGTCGGTGCTGCTGTCCGAGCTGTCCAAGGCCTGGCTGCTGTATCTGGGGCTCGTCTTCCTGTTCATGGTGATGTATGCGCCCGGCGGCATTGCCAGCCTGATCATGATGAATCTGCGCCTGGCGAAGTTTGGCAAGCTGCGCACCCTGTTGCCTTCCTACATGGCGCTGGGCGGCACGGCGCTGGTGGCCGTGCTGGGGGCGGCCGCCATGGTGGAGATGACCTACCACCTCCAGCTCAATGCGGCCCTGGGGCCACAACTGAGTTTTCTGGGGGCCACTTTGCAGGCCAACTCGGTGGGCAGCTGGTTTGGCGCGGGGTTCGTGCTGGTCACAGGGCTGGGGCTGTTCGAGTTGTGCCGGCGCCAGTTTGTGCGCCAGTGGGGATTGATTCAGGAAGAGATCGAACACGAAATCAAGCGGGGGGAAGCGCTGTGA
- a CDS encoding branched-chain amino acid ABC transporter permease has translation MNPEFFVISLLNGVSYGLLLFMLSSGLTLIFSMMGVLNFAHTSFYMLGAYFAYTISNVVGFWPALVLAPLAVGALGAVFERYSLRRVHKFGHVPELLVTFGLSYLILELVQLVWGRSTVPYGLPAQLQGPLFTLYGTQFPKSRSFVMLVALLMLVSVWLLLTRTRIGLVIQAALKHPEMVEALGHNVPRVFMLVFGGGCALAGLAGVIGGNTYVTEPAMAGSVGSIIFVVVVVGGMGSLAGAFLASLLIGLVQTFAVAIDYSLASALQGMGVAVSEATFGWPLLKLTVSQVAPILPYLFLVLILIFRPKGLLGTRED, from the coding sequence ATGAATCCTGAGTTTTTCGTGATCTCTTTGCTCAACGGCGTCAGCTACGGGCTGCTGCTGTTCATGCTGAGTTCAGGCCTCACGCTCATCTTCAGCATGATGGGTGTGCTCAACTTTGCGCACACCAGCTTTTACATGCTGGGGGCCTACTTTGCCTACACCATCTCCAACGTGGTGGGGTTCTGGCCCGCGCTGGTGCTTGCTCCGTTGGCGGTTGGCGCACTGGGGGCCGTTTTTGAACGCTACAGCCTGCGTCGTGTGCACAAGTTCGGCCATGTGCCAGAGTTGCTGGTGACCTTCGGGCTGTCCTATCTGATCCTGGAGCTGGTGCAACTGGTGTGGGGGCGCTCCACCGTTCCCTATGGCCTGCCTGCGCAGCTGCAGGGGCCGCTGTTCACGCTGTATGGCACGCAGTTTCCCAAGTCGCGCTCGTTTGTGATGCTGGTGGCGTTGCTGATGCTGGTGTCGGTGTGGCTGCTGCTCACGCGCACCCGCATTGGGCTGGTCATTCAGGCGGCCCTCAAGCACCCTGAGATGGTGGAAGCCCTGGGCCATAACGTGCCTCGCGTTTTCATGCTGGTGTTTGGGGGGGGATGCGCACTGGCGGGCCTGGCCGGGGTGATTGGCGGCAATACCTATGTCACCGAGCCTGCCATGGCCGGCTCGGTGGGCTCCATCATCTTCGTGGTGGTGGTGGTCGGCGGCATGGGTTCGCTGGCCGGGGCTTTTCTGGCGTCGCTGCTGATCGGCCTGGTGCAGACCTTTGCCGTGGCCATCGATTACTCGCTGGCGTCAGCGCTGCAAGGCATGGGCGTGGCAGTGTCAGAGGCCACCTTCGGCTGGCCTTTGCTCAAGCTCACGGTCTCGCAGGTGGCGCCCATCCTGCCGTATCTTTTTTTGGTTCTGATTTTGATTTTCCGTCCCAAGGGCCTGCTGGGTACACGGGAAGACTGA
- a CDS encoding branched-chain amino acid ABC transporter substrate-binding protein: MKFAIKAVAASALLVSAGGVFAQNGEIVKIAWLDPLSGLMAAVGTNQLKSFQFLAEEFSKKNAAGVKFEIIGIDNKLSPQETTSALRSAMDQGARYVVQGNGSGPALAIIDALEKHNARNPGKEVLFLNYAAVDPDLTNSKCSYWHFRLDADTSMKMEALTTYMKDLPEVKKVYLINQNYSHGHQVSKFAKEMMKRKRPDVQFVGDDLHPLAQVRDFSPYIAKIKASGADSVITGNWGSDLALLIKAANDSGLNNVNFYTYYGSVTGSPTAMGAAAAGRVYMAAYAHMNLPGPLNQIVVDYKKKFNDDMYTGAVYHAFSMLSEGFVKAKSTDPVKVATVLEGMKFKSFNGEVEMRKTDHQLQQGLFISKWEKAGGKYPIDSESTGYTFVPVKYYEPYVASTPTSCQMKRP; the protein is encoded by the coding sequence ATGAAATTTGCTATCAAAGCAGTAGCTGCATCCGCCCTTCTGGTAAGCGCTGGCGGCGTATTTGCCCAAAATGGCGAGATCGTCAAGATCGCCTGGCTGGATCCGCTCTCGGGTCTCATGGCCGCAGTCGGAACGAACCAGCTCAAGAGCTTTCAGTTTCTGGCCGAGGAGTTCAGCAAGAAGAATGCCGCCGGTGTCAAATTTGAAATCATCGGCATCGACAACAAGCTCAGCCCGCAGGAAACCACCAGTGCACTGCGCTCGGCGATGGACCAGGGGGCCCGCTATGTGGTGCAGGGCAACGGCTCAGGCCCCGCGCTGGCCATCATCGATGCGCTGGAAAAGCACAACGCCCGCAACCCCGGCAAGGAAGTGCTGTTCCTCAACTACGCCGCGGTGGACCCCGACCTCACCAACAGCAAGTGCAGCTACTGGCATTTCCGTCTGGATGCCGATACCTCCATGAAGATGGAAGCGCTGACCACCTACATGAAGGATCTTCCTGAGGTCAAGAAGGTCTATCTGATCAACCAGAACTATTCGCACGGCCACCAGGTTTCCAAGTTCGCCAAGGAAATGATGAAGCGCAAGCGCCCCGATGTGCAGTTTGTCGGCGACGACCTGCACCCGCTGGCCCAGGTGCGTGACTTCTCGCCCTACATCGCCAAAATCAAGGCCTCGGGCGCCGACAGCGTGATCACCGGCAACTGGGGCTCCGACCTGGCGCTGCTCATCAAGGCAGCCAACGATTCGGGCCTGAACAACGTCAACTTCTACACCTACTACGGCTCCGTCACCGGCAGCCCCACTGCCATGGGCGCCGCCGCAGCGGGTCGTGTGTACATGGCGGCATACGCTCACATGAACCTGCCGGGCCCGCTGAACCAGATCGTTGTGGACTACAAGAAGAAGTTCAACGACGACATGTACACCGGCGCCGTGTACCACGCCTTCTCGATGTTGTCCGAAGGCTTTGTCAAGGCCAAGTCAACTGACCCCGTCAAGGTGGCTACCGTGCTCGAAGGCATGAAGTTCAAGAGCTTCAACGGCGAGGTCGAGATGCGCAAGACCGATCACCAGCTGCAGCAAGGCCTGTTCATCTCGAAGTGGGAAAAGGCCGGCGGCAAATATCCGATCGATTCCGAGAGCACTGGCTACACATTCGTTCCGGTGAAGTACTACGAGCCCTATGTGGCCAGCACGCCCACCTCGTGCCAGATGAAGCGTCCGTAA
- a CDS encoding 3-(methylthio)propionyl-CoA ligase has product MLGLMQSQPLLISTLIEFAERHHGDAEIVSRRVEGDIHRYTYRDLARRARQLANVLDGMKLQFSDRVATLAWNGYRHMEMYFGVSGSGRVLHTVNPRLHPDQIAWIVNHAEDQVMCFDITFLPLVQAVHARCPTVQKWVALCDADKLPEDTGIPGLVSYEAWIGGASSDYAWPVFDENSASSMCYTSGTTGNPKAALYSHRSTTLHAYAAALPDVMNLSARDAVLPVVPMFHVNAWGIPYSAPLTGCKLVFPGPALDGKSVYELIESEGVTFAAGVPTVWQMLLNHAKAGGLKFSTLNRTVIGGSACPPAMIHAFQDEFGVSVLHAWGMTEMSPLGTLCTLKNKHLALPRDEQMKILQKQGRAICGVDMKIVDSAGAELPWDGKTYGDLLVKGPWIVADYYKSEGGSPLVADAQGRGWFPTGDVATIDTDGYMQITDRSKDVIKSGGEWISSIDIENIAMAHPAVAMAACIGMPHPKWDERPIVAVALKPGAQVSREELLSFYEGKTAKWQIPDDVVFVDAIPIGATGKMLKAKLREQLKDYRLPGL; this is encoded by the coding sequence ATGCTGGGTCTGATGCAAAGTCAACCACTGCTGATTTCTACGCTGATCGAGTTTGCCGAGCGGCACCACGGCGATGCAGAAATCGTTTCCCGCAGGGTGGAGGGAGACATCCATCGCTACACCTACCGCGACCTTGCCCGGCGTGCCAGGCAGCTGGCCAATGTGCTGGACGGCATGAAGCTGCAGTTCAGCGACCGCGTGGCCACGCTGGCCTGGAACGGCTACCGCCACATGGAGATGTACTTTGGCGTAAGCGGATCGGGCCGCGTGCTGCACACCGTCAACCCGCGCCTGCACCCCGATCAGATTGCCTGGATCGTCAACCATGCAGAGGACCAGGTGATGTGCTTTGACATCACCTTCCTGCCGCTGGTGCAGGCGGTGCATGCGCGCTGCCCCACGGTCCAGAAGTGGGTGGCCCTGTGCGATGCCGACAAGCTGCCGGAGGACACGGGCATTCCGGGGCTGGTGAGCTACGAGGCGTGGATTGGCGGCGCCTCCAGCGACTACGCCTGGCCCGTGTTTGACGAAAACTCGGCATCGAGCATGTGCTACACGAGCGGCACCACCGGCAACCCCAAGGCGGCGCTCTACAGCCATCGCTCGACCACCTTGCATGCTTATGCGGCCGCATTGCCCGATGTGATGAACCTCTCGGCGCGCGACGCGGTGCTGCCCGTGGTGCCAATGTTCCACGTCAATGCCTGGGGCATTCCTTATTCGGCGCCGCTCACCGGTTGCAAGCTGGTGTTTCCGGGGCCGGCGCTCGATGGCAAGTCGGTGTATGAGCTGATCGAATCGGAAGGGGTGACTTTTGCCGCCGGTGTGCCCACGGTCTGGCAGATGCTGCTGAACCACGCCAAGGCTGGCGGCCTGAAATTCAGCACCCTCAATCGCACGGTGATTGGCGGCTCGGCATGCCCGCCCGCCATGATCCATGCCTTTCAGGATGAGTTTGGCGTGTCGGTCCTGCACGCCTGGGGCATGACCGAAATGAGCCCGCTGGGCACGCTGTGCACACTCAAGAACAAGCACCTGGCCTTGCCGCGCGACGAGCAGATGAAGATTCTGCAAAAGCAGGGGCGCGCCATCTGCGGGGTGGACATGAAGATCGTGGACAGCGCCGGTGCCGAGCTGCCCTGGGATGGCAAGACCTACGGCGACCTGCTGGTGAAAGGGCCATGGATCGTGGCCGATTACTACAAGAGCGAAGGCGGCAGCCCCCTGGTTGCGGACGCACAGGGACGCGGCTGGTTTCCCACGGGGGATGTGGCAACGATCGACACCGATGGCTACATGCAGATCACCGACCGCAGCAAGGACGTCATCAAGTCCGGCGGCGAGTGGATCAGCTCGATCGACATCGAGAACATCGCCATGGCGCATCCAGCCGTTGCCATGGCGGCCTGCATCGGCATGCCGCACCCCAAATGGGACGAGCGACCGATCGTTGCGGTGGCGCTCAAACCCGGCGCCCAAGTGAGCCGCGAAGAGTTGCTGTCTTTCTACGAAGGCAAGACTGCCAAGTGGCAGATTCCCGATGATGTGGTGTTTGTTGATGCCATTCCCATCGGTGCCACGGGCAAGATGCTCAAAGCCAAGCTGCGCGAGCAGCTCAAGGACTACCGGCTTCCCGGCCTCTGA
- a CDS encoding protein adenylyltransferase SelO: protein MNPLAARTATASPLDLTGQGGFANLGPAFFTALQPTPLPQPHWIGTSTNVADLLALDAGWMASDEALQVFTGNARLPGSSPLASVYSGHQFGVWAGQLGDGRAILLGETTGGLEVQLKGSGRTPYSRMGDGRAVLRSSIREFLCSEAMHALGVPTSRALCVTGSPAPVRREAIETAAVVTRVAQSFVRFGHFEHFAARGQLDELRTLADYVIDRYYPACRTTPQPGGNAYAALLQAVSERTATLMAHWQAVGFCHGVMNTDNMSILGLTIDYGPFQFLDAFVPGHVCNHSDTQGRYAYNRQPNVAYWNLFCLAQALLPLIGDEELAQAALASYKSVFSDDFMARMRAKLGLTTERAGDAELIDAILRLLAQNGVDYTIFWRRLSHAVAQNHFEAVRDLFADRAGWDQWLLSYSELLALTDKALSAHLMLKINPKYVLRNHLGEQAIRAAKQGDFSELQTLQRLLEHPFDEHPGHDAWADFPPDWASSIEISCSS, encoded by the coding sequence ATGAACCCGCTTGCCGCCCGCACTGCTACCGCCTCGCCTCTGGATCTGACTGGTCAGGGGGGATTCGCAAACCTGGGCCCCGCATTCTTTACTGCGTTGCAACCCACCCCCCTGCCCCAGCCGCACTGGATCGGGACCAGCACCAACGTGGCGGATTTGCTGGCCCTGGATGCCGGCTGGATGGCTTCTGACGAAGCGCTGCAGGTTTTCACCGGCAACGCCCGTTTGCCGGGCAGCAGCCCCCTGGCCAGTGTTTACAGCGGCCACCAGTTTGGCGTGTGGGCCGGGCAGCTGGGCGACGGGCGGGCCATCTTGCTGGGCGAAACCACGGGCGGGCTGGAAGTGCAGCTCAAAGGCAGCGGCCGCACCCCGTATTCACGCATGGGCGATGGGCGCGCGGTGCTGCGCTCAAGCATCCGCGAATTTCTGTGCAGCGAAGCCATGCACGCGCTGGGCGTCCCCACCTCGCGGGCCCTGTGCGTTACCGGATCGCCAGCCCCCGTGCGCCGCGAAGCAATAGAAACCGCCGCCGTGGTGACCCGGGTGGCGCAAAGCTTCGTCCGTTTCGGCCATTTTGAGCATTTCGCTGCGCGCGGCCAACTGGACGAGCTGCGCACGCTGGCCGACTATGTGATCGACCGTTATTACCCCGCCTGCCGCACCACACCGCAACCCGGCGGCAACGCCTACGCCGCCTTGCTGCAGGCCGTGAGCGAGCGCACCGCCACGCTGATGGCCCACTGGCAGGCCGTGGGTTTTTGCCACGGCGTGATGAACACCGACAACATGAGCATCCTGGGCCTGACGATCGACTATGGCCCCTTCCAGTTCCTGGATGCGTTTGTGCCCGGCCATGTTTGCAACCACAGCGACACCCAGGGCCGATACGCCTACAACCGCCAGCCCAATGTGGCGTACTGGAACCTGTTTTGCCTGGCCCAGGCGCTGCTGCCGCTGATCGGTGACGAAGAACTGGCCCAGGCGGCGCTCGCGTCGTACAAAAGTGTTTTCTCCGATGACTTCATGGCCCGCATGCGCGCCAAGCTGGGTCTGACCACCGAGCGTGCCGGCGACGCCGAGTTGATCGACGCCATCTTGCGGCTGCTAGCCCAAAACGGCGTGGACTACACCATCTTCTGGCGGCGCCTGTCGCACGCCGTGGCGCAAAACCACTTCGAAGCCGTGCGCGACCTGTTTGCTGACCGGGCTGGCTGGGACCAGTGGTTGCTATCTTATTCAGAGCTGCTTGCGCTTACCGATAAAGCGCTATCGGCACATTTGATGCTAAAAATCAATCCCAAGTATGTGCTGCGCAACCACCTGGGCGAGCAGGCCATACGGGCCGCGAAGCAGGGCGATTTCTCCGAACTCCAAACCCTGCAGCGCCTGCTGGAGCATCCGTTTGACGAACATCCCGGCCACGACGCCTGGGCCGACTTTCCGCCCGACTGGGCTTCTTCCATAGAAATCAGCTGTTCATCATGA
- the msrB gene encoding peptide-methionine (R)-S-oxide reductase MsrB has protein sequence MSFPIQKTDAEWQALLQEKGAEPGALQVTRHAATERPFTGKYEAHWADGSYHCICCGAKLFDAVTKFDAGCGWPSFSQAEPGAIAEIVDRSHGMVRTETVCAQCGAHLGHVFEDGPAPTGLRYCMNSASLDFESGKD, from the coding sequence ATGAGCTTCCCCATCCAGAAAACCGACGCCGAATGGCAAGCGCTGCTCCAGGAAAAGGGCGCCGAACCGGGGGCCTTGCAGGTCACGCGCCATGCGGCCACCGAGCGCCCCTTTACCGGCAAATACGAAGCCCACTGGGCCGACGGCAGCTACCACTGCATCTGCTGCGGTGCCAAGTTGTTTGATGCGGTCACCAAATTCGATGCCGGCTGCGGCTGGCCCAGCTTCTCGCAGGCAGAGCCCGGCGCCATTGCTGAAATCGTCGATCGCAGCCATGGCATGGTGCGCACCGAAACCGTATGTGCACAATGCGGGGCACATCTGGGCCATGTGTTCGAAGATGGCCCGGCCCCGACAGGCCTGCGCTACTGCATGAATTCGGCATCGCTCGATTTCGAATCCGGCAAGGACTGA